The Triticum aestivum cultivar Chinese Spring chromosome 3A, IWGSC CS RefSeq v2.1, whole genome shotgun sequence genome includes a region encoding these proteins:
- the LOC123062086 gene encoding callose synthase 11 has protein sequence MSHLRNRRPTAAAAAAAAAEQPPVQASYNIIPIQDVVMHGQHPSLRFPEVRAAVEAMAHAEDLPQPPLMRAWDFRRADLFDWLGATFGFQLHNVRNQREHLVLLLANAQLRAGGTLPADHPADVLHSSVARTIRKKLLRNYTAWCAYLGQRPHVHVPSAGRRTGASATVGVDTRRDLLYTALYLLIWGEAANLRFMPECLCYIFHYMALDLSHVMDCSIDIETGRLAIPAVCGEEAFLNRVVIPIYSVLKAEVEASRNGTKPHSAWRNYDDVNEYFWSRRVFKKLRWPLDTSRGFFVPPGKLGRVGKTGFVEQRSFWNVYRSFDRLWVMLILFFQAAMIIAWNGSGIPWETLRHRDIQVRVLSVFITWAGLRFMQALLDAGTQYSLVSRETKLISVRMVLKAFVAAGWTITFSVLYVRMWDQRWRDRRWSFAAETRVLNFLEAAAVFVIPQVLALVLFIIPWVRNFTEKTNWRILYVLTWWFQTRTFVGRGLREGLIDNIKYSLFWICLLAAKFSFSYFLQIKPMVSPTKTIFSLHDIRRNWFEFMPHTERIAVIILWLPVVLIYLMDIQIWYAVFSSLTGALIGLFSHLGEIRSVEQLRLRFQFFASAMQFNLMPEEHLDKLHGGIRSKLYDAIHRLKLRYGFGRPYRKIEANEVEAKRFALIWNEIILTFREEDIVSDKEVELLELPPVVWKIRVVRWPCLLLNNELLLALSQAKELVADDRTHWGRISSIEYRRCAVIEAYDSIRQLLLEIIEERTDEHVIVNQLFLAFDSSMEYGKFSEDYRLDLLPKIHSSVITLVELLLKEKKDQTKIVNTLQTLYVLAVHDFPKTRKGIEQLRQEGLAPSRLTESGLLFEDAVKFPGENDLSFYKQVRRLHTILTSRDSMNNVPKNPEARRRIAFFSNSLFMNMPRAPTVEKMVAFSVLTPYYNEDVMYNKDQLRRENEDGISILFYLQKIYEDDWANFLERMRREGMVSDDDIWAGKFQELRLWASYRGQTLSRTVRGMMYYYRALKMLAFLDTASEIDIAEGTKHLASFGSIRHENDVYPINNGLQQRPQRRLNRGASTVSQLFKGQEDGAALMKYTYVVACQIYGNQKKGKDPRAEDILSLMKKNEALRVAYVDEVHHEMGDIQYYSVLVKFDQDLQKEVEIYRIRLPGPLKLGEGKPENQNHAIIFTRGDAVQTIDMNQDNYFEEALKMRNLLQQYNYYHGSQKPTLLGVREHVFTGSVSSLAWFMSAQETSFVTLGQRVLANPLKVRMHYGHPDVFDRLWFLTRGGLSKASRVINISEDIFAGFNCTLRGGNVSHHEYIQVGKGRDVGLNQISMFEAKVSSGNGEQTLSRDIYRLGHRTDFFRMLSVFYTTVGFYFNTMLVVLTVYTFVWGRLYLALSGLEAGIQGSANATNNKALGAVLNQQFVIQLGFFTALPMILENSLELGFLPAVWDFFTMQMNFSSVFYTFSMGTKSHYYGRTILHGGAKYRATGRGFVVQHKSFAENYRLYARSHFIKAIELGIILTVYAAHSVIARNTLVYIVMMISSWFLVVSWIMAPFAFNPSGFDWLKTVYDFEDFMTWIWFPGGIFSKAEHSWEVWWYEEQDHLRTTGLWGKILEILLDLRYFFFQYGVVYQLKIADGSRSIAVYLLSWICVAVIFGVFVLMSYTRDTYAAKQHLYYRVVQTAIIILGVLVLILFLKFTEFQIIDIFTGLLAFIPTGWGLISIAQVIRPFIESTVVWGSVISVARLYEILLGVIVMAPVALLSWLPGFQEMQTRVLFNEGFSRGLQISRILAGKKTNTI, from the coding sequence ATGAGCCACCTGCGCaaccgccgccccaccgccgccgccgcggcggcggcggcggcggagcagccgCCGGTCCAGGCGTCGTACAACATCATCCCGATCCAGGACGTGGTGATGCACGGGCAGCACCCGTCGCTGCGGTTCCCGGAGGTGCGCGCGGCGGTGGAGGCGATGGCGCACGCGGAGGACCTCCCGCAGCCGCCGCTCATGCGCGCCTGGGACTTCCGCCGCGCCGACCTCTTCGACTGGCTCGGCGCCACCTTCGGCTTCCAGCTGCACAACGTCCGCAACCAGCGGgagcacctcgtcctcctcctcgccaacGCCCAGCTCCGCGCCGGCGGCACCCTGCCCGCCGACCACCCCGCCGACGTCCTCCACTCCTCCGTCGCCCGGACCATCCGGAAGAAGCTCCTCAGGAACTacactgcctggtgcgcctaccTCGGCCAGAGGCCGCACGTCCACGTGCCCAGCGCCGGCCGCCGGACCGGTGCCTCGGCCACCGTTGGCGTCGACACCCGCAGGGACCTCCTCTACACGGCGCTGTACCTGCTAATCTGGGGGGAGGCTGCCAATTTGAGGTTCATGCCAGAGTGCCTCTGCTACATCTTCCATTACATGGCCCTCGACCTCAGCCATGTCATGGACTGCTCTATCGATATTGAGACAGGGCGGCTTGCAATCCCTGCTGTGTGCGGTGAGGAGGCTTTCCTGAACCGTGTTGTCATTCCGATTTATAGTGTGctcaaggccgaggtggaagcAAGCCGGAATGGGACCAAGCCACACTCAGCGTGGAGAAATTATGATGATGTGAATGAGTACTTCTGGAGCCGGCGAGTTTTCAAGAAGCTCCGGTGGCCACTGGATACATCAAGGGGCTTCTTTGTGCCGCCGGGGAAGCTTGGCCGTGTTGGGAAGACTGGTTTTGTAGAGCAGCGGTCTTTTTGGAATGTCTACCGCAGCTTTGACCGGTTATGGGTTATGCTTATTCTGTTCTTTCAGGCAGCGATGATCATTGCATGGAATGGTAGCGGGATTCCATGGGAGACCCTCAGGCACCGTGACATCCAGGTCCGGGTGCTGTCAGTGTTCATCACCTGGGCTGGGCTGCGCTTTATGCAGGCGTTGCTTGATGCGGGCACTCAATACAGTCTTGTGTCGAGGGAGACTAAGCTGATCTCTGTACGGATGGTGCTCAAGGCGTTTGTTGCTGCAGGGTGGACTATCACATTCAGCGTGCTTTATGTGCGGATGTGGGATCAGCGGTGGCGAGATCGCAGGTGGTCCTTCGCCGCCGAAACCAGGGTGTTAAATTTCCTTGAAGCAGCTGCTGTGTTTGTCATCCCACAGGTGCTTGCGTTGGTGCTGTTCATCATTCCTTGGGTTCGGAATTTTACAGAGAAAACCAACTGGAGAATTCTATATGTGCTCACCTGGTGGTTCCAGACACGCACATTTGTAGGCCGTGGTCTGAGGGAGGGGCTAATAGATAACATCAAGTATTCCCTATTCTGGATCTGCCTTCTTGCTGCTAAGTTTAGCTTCAGCTACTTCCTCCAGATTAAGCCCATGGTGTCCCCCACGAAGACAATATTCAGCCTCCATGACATCCGACGTAACTGGTTTGAGTTCATGCCCCACACGGAGCGGATTGCTGTAATCATCCTGTGGCTCCCAGTTGTCCTCATTTACCTCATGGATATCCAGATATGGTATGCAGTCTTCTCATCACTTACAGGGGCACTTATCGGTCTTTTCTCGCATCTGGGGGAGATTCGCAGTGTTGAGCAGCTGCGATTGAGGTTTCAGTTTTTTGCAAGTGCAATGCAGTTTAATTTGATGCCAGAGGAGCACCTGGACAAGTTGCATGGTGGCATCCGGAGTAAACTGTATGATGCGATTCACCGGCTCAAGCTGAGATAcggttttggccgcccatataggAAAATTGAAGCAAATGAGGTCGAAGCAAAGAGATTTGCACTGATTTGGAATGAGATCATTCTGACATTTAGGGAAGAAGACATTGTTAGTGACAAGGAAGTTGAGCTTCTTGAGCTTCCACCAGTTGTTTGGAAAATtcgtgtggtgcggtggccgtgcTTGCTGCTAAACAATGAGCTGCTTCTTGCTCTCAGTCAAGCAAAAGAGCTAGTGGCTGATGACAGGACACACTGGGGTAGGATATCTAGCATCGAGTACAGGCGATGTGCTGTGATTGAAGCTTATGACAGCATACGCCAGTTGCTGCTGGAGATCATTGAGGAGAGGACGGATGAGCACGTTATTGTCAATCAGCTGTTCCTTGCATTTGATAGCTCAATGGAATACGGGAAATTCTCTGAAGACTACAGGCTAGACTTGTTACCTAAAATCCATTCATCTGTAATCACCTTAGTGGAACTGCTACTGAAGGAAAAAAAAGATCAGACCAAGATAGTCAACACGTTGCAGACTCTCTATGTCCTTGCAGTTCATGATTTTCCAAAGACCAGGAAGGGTATTGAACAGCTCCGGCAAGAGGGGCTAGCACcgtcaaggttgactgaatctggGTTGCTCTTTGAGGATGCCGTAAAATTCCCTGGTGAGAATGATCTTAGCTTCTACAAGCAGGTGAGGCGCCTCCATACGATCCTCACATCCAGGGATTCCATGAACAATGTCCCAAAGAACCCTGAGGCTAGGCGGCGTATAGCTTTCTTCAGCAACTCCCTATTCATGAACATGCCTCGTGCTCCCACAGTTGAGAAGATGGTGGCATTCAGTGTTTTGACTCCATATTACAACGAAGACGTCATGTACAACAAGGACCAGCTTCGTCGTGAAAATGAAGATGGCATCTCAATCTTGTTTTATCTTCAGAAGATTTATGAAGATGACTGGGCGAACTTTTTAGAACGTATGAGGAGGGAGGGAATGGTTAGTGACGATGATATTTGGGCTGGGAAATTTCAGGAGCTCCGACTTTGGGCCTCGTATAGGGGTCAGACCTTATCACGGACTGTTAGGGGAATGATGTACTATTACAGGGCTCTCAAGATGCTTGCTTTTCTTGATACTGCCTCTGAGATAGACATTGCAGAAGGAACAAAACATCTGGCTAGCTTTGGTTCCATTAGGCATGAAAATGATGTGTATCCTATCAACAATGGTTTGCAACAACGGCCTCAAAGGAGGTTGAACAGAGGAGCCAGCACTGTCAGTCAGTTGTTTAAAGGCCAGGAAGATGGTGCTGCTCTTATGAAGTACACATATGTGGTCGCTTGCCAGATATACGGAAACCAGAAAAAGGGGAAAGATCCACGTGCTGAAGATATCCTGTCTCTTATGAAGAAAAATGAGGCCCTTCGTGTTGCTTATGTTGATGAGGTCCATCACGAGATGGGTGATATACAATATTATTCTGTCCTTGTAAAATTTGACCAGGACTTGCAGAAAGAGGTTGAGATATACAGGATCAGGTTGCCAGGCCCACTGAAACTTGGAGAAGGTAAACCTGAAAACCAGAACCATGCCATCATATTCACCAGAGGCGATGCAGTGCAAACAATTGACATGAACCAGGATAATTATTTTGAGGAGGCTCTCAAGATGCGCAATCTATTACAACAGTACAACTATTATCATGGGAGCCAAAAGCCAACCCTGTTGGGAGTTCGAGAACATGTTTTCACTGGATCTGTCTCTTCACTTGCTTGGTTCATGTCTGCACAAGAGACAAGCTTTGTTACCCTTGGGCAGCGTGTGCTAGCTAATCCACTGAAGGTTCGGATGCATTATGGGCATCCTGATGTATTTGATCGCCTTTGGTTTCTGACCCGTGGTGGTTTAAGTAAGGCATCGAGAGTAATCAATATCAGTGAGGACATATTTGCAGGTTTCAACTGCACCCTCCGTGGTGGAAATGTTAGCCACCATGAGTACATCCAGGTTGGCAAGGGGCGTGATGTTGGGCTTAATCAGATATCGATGTTTGAAGCTAAGGTATCCAGTGGCAATGGTGAACAGACATTGAGTAGGGATATCTACAGACTTGGTCATAGAACTGATTTTTTTCGGATGCTTTCTGTGTTTTATACAACAGTGGGattctacttcaacacaatgctGGTGGTCTTGACAGTTTACACATTTGTTTGGGGGCGCCTGTATCTGGCCCTGAGTGGTCTGGAGGCTGGAATTCAGGGAAGTGCTAATGCTACTAACAATAAAGCCTTGGGTGCTGTGCTAAATCAGCAGTTTGTCATACAGCTCGGATTCTTCACTGCCCTGCCAATGATTTTAGAGAATTCTCTTGAACTGGGTTTTCTACCAGCTGTCTGGGATTTTTTCACAATGCAGATGAATTTTTCGTCTGTCTTCTACACATTTTCCATGGGAACAAAAAGCCATTACTATGGCCGAACAATTCTTCATGGTGGTGCAAAGTATCGGGCTACTGGCCGTGGCTTTGTTGTGCAGCATAAGAGTTTCGCTGAAAATTACAGGCTATATGCTAGGAGCCACTTCATAAAGGCTATAGAGCTCGGAATAATATTGACCGTGTATGCCGCTCACAGTGTGATTGCCAGGAACACACTTGTTTACATAGTCATGATGATATCTAGCTGGTTTCTCGTGGTGTCCTGGATCATGGCTCCATTTGCATTTAATCCTTCTGGCTTTGATTGGTTGAAAACTGTGTATGATTTCGAGGATTTCATGACCTGGATCTGGTTTCCAGGAGGTATATTTTCTAAGGCTGAGCACAGCTGGGAAGTGTGGTGGTATGAGGAGCAAGATCATCTGCGGACTACTGGCCTTTGGGGAAAGATTTTGGAGATACTGTTAGATCTCAGATACTTCTTTTTTCAGTATGGGGTTGTATACCAGCTCAAAATCGCAGATGGAAGCAGAAGTATTGCCGTGTATCTGCTTTCCTGGATATGTGTGGCAGTGATCTTTGGTGTTTTTGTCCTGATGTCCTATACCAGGGACACGTATGCTGCAAAGCAACATCTTTACTACCGAGTTGTCCAGACTGCTATCATCATTCTGGGAGTGCTGGTGCTGATATTATTCCTGAAATTTACTGAGTTTCAAATCATTGACATCTTCACTGGCCTTTTGGCATTCATTCCTACTGGCTGGGGCTTGATTTCCATTGCTCAGGTGATCAGGCCATTCATCGAATCCACTGTGGTGTGGGGCAGTGTTATTTCTGTGGCGCGTTTGTATGAGATACTGCTTGGAGTGATTGTTATGGCACCAGTTGCATTGCTGTCCTGGTTGCCAGGATTTCAAGAAATGCAGACAAGGGTACTGTTCAATGAAGGTTTCAGCAGAGGCCTCCAAATATCCCGCATTCTTGCTGGCAAGAAAACGAACACAATTTGA